A genome region from Rattus norvegicus strain BN/NHsdMcwi chromosome 17, GRCr8, whole genome shotgun sequence includes the following:
- the LOC120097741 gene encoding zinc finger protein 57-like isoform X1, with amino-acid sequence MSGDSQLPVTPASGRVDISHPAGVCGSTHTHTHTHTHKYTYTHAHTYTYTHTHKNTYAHIHKYIHTCTHTYIHICIHIYIHTYTQKHICTHIHKYIHTCTHTYIHTHMHTHIHTHIHTKTHMHTYTQIHTHMHTHIHTYTYAHTYTYTHTHKNTYAHIYTNTYTHAHTHTYIHICTHIYIHTYTQKHICTHIHKYINACTHIHTYTYAHHTHTYTQIHTHMHTHIHTHMHITHTYIHIYTNTYTHAHTHTYIHICYHTHIHTYAHTYIHTNTHMHTHICTYTYAHTHTYTQKHIYTHIQTHTHAHTYIHTQIHIYTCTHIYIHTYTQKHICTHTQIHTHMHTHIHTYTYAYTYTYTHTHKNTYAHIYTNTYTHAHTHTYIHICTHIYIHTYTQKHICTHIHKYIHTCTHTYIHTHMHTHIHTHIHTKTHMHTYTQIHKRMHTHTYIHICTSHTHIHKYIHTCTHTYIHICTSHTHIYTYTQIHTHMHTPIHTYTYAITHIYTHMHTHTYTQTHTCTHTYVHIPMHTHIHTHKNTYTHTYKHTHMHTHTYTHKYTYTHAHTYTYTHTHKNTYTHIYTNTYTHGHTHTHMHIHIYTHMHTHTYTHKHTHAHTHTDMYTYICTHIHTHKNTYTLTYKHTYTHTHTYTQTHTFTHTHMHTHKHTHMHTQTHT; translated from the coding sequence atgtcaggtgactcacaattgcctgtaactccagcttcagggagagTTGACATCTCTCATCCTGCAGGTGTCTgcgggagcacacacacacacacacacacacacacacacaaatacacatatacacatgcacacacatatacatacacacatacacacaaaaacacatatgcacacatacacaaatacatacacacatgcacacacacatacatacacatatgcatacacatatacatacacacatacacacaaaaacacatatgcacacatatacacaaatacatacacacatgcacacacacatacatacatacacatatgcacacacatatacatacacacatacacacaaaaacacatatgcacacatatacacaaatacatacacacatgcacacacacatacatacatacacatatgcacacacatatacatacacacatacacacaaaaacacatatgcacacatatacacaaatacatacacacatgcacacacacatacatacatacacatatgcacacacatatacatacacacatacacacaaaaacacatatgcacacatatacacaaatacataaacgcatgcacacacatacatacatacacatatgcacatcacacacacacatatacacaaatacatacacacatgcacacacacatacatacacatatgcacatcacacacacatatatacacatatacacaaatacatacacacatgcacacacccatacatacatacacatatgctatcacacacatatacacacatatgcacacacatacatacacacaaacacacacatgcacacacacatatgtacatatacctatgcacacacacatacatacacacaaaaacacatatacacacacatacaaacacacacacatgcacacacatacatacacacacaaatacacatatacacatgcacacacatatacatacacacatacacacaaaaacacatatgcacacatacacaaatacatacacacatgcacacacacatacatacatacacatatgcatacacatatacatacacacatacacacaaaaacacatatgcacacatatacacaaatacatacacacatgcacacacacatacatacatacacatatgcacacacatatacatacacacatacacacaaaaacacatatgcacacatatacacaaatacatacacacatgcacacacacatacatacatacacatatgcacacacatatacatacacacatacacacaaaaacacatatgcacacatatacacaaatacataaacgcatgcacacacatacatacatacacatatgcacatcacacacacatatacacaaatacatacacacatgcacacacacatacatacacatatgcacatcacacacacatatatacacatatacacaaatacatacacacatgcacacacccatacatacatacacatatgctatcacacacatatacacacatatgcacacacatacatacacacaaacacacacatgcacacacacatatgtacatatacctatgcacacacacatacatacacacaaaaacacatatacacacacatacaaacacacacacatgcacacacatacatacacacacaaatacacatatacacatgcacacacatatacatacacacatacacacaaaaacacatatacacacatatacacaaacacatacacacatgggcacacacatacacatatgcacatacacatatacacacatatgcacacacatacatacacacacaaacacacacatgcacacactcacacagatatgtacacatacatatgcacacacatacatacacacaaaaacacatatacacttacatacaaacacacatacacacatacacacacatacacacaaacacacacattcacacatacacacatgcacacacataaacacacacatatgcacacacaaacacacacataa
- the LOC120097741 gene encoding histidine-rich glycoprotein-like isoform X2 yields MHTHIHTHMHTHIHTHIHTKTHMHTYTQIHTHMHTHIHTYTYAHTYTYTHTHKNTYAHIYTNTYTHAHTHTYIHICTHIYIHTYTQKHICTHIHKYIHTCTHTYIHTHMHTHIHTHIHTKTHMHTYTQIHKRMHTHTYIHICTSHTHIYTNTYTHAHTHTYTYAHHTHIYTHIHKYIHTCTHPYIHTHMLSHTYTHICTHIHTHKHTHAHTHMYIYLCTHTYIHTKTHIHTHTNTHTCTHIHTHTNTHIHMHTHIHTHIHTKTHMHTYTNTYTHAHTHTYIHICIHIYIHTYTQKHICTHIHKYIHTCTHTYIHTHMHTHIHTHIHTKTHMHTYTQIHTHMHTHIHTYTYAHTYTYTHTHKNTYAHIYTNT; encoded by the coding sequence atgcacacacacatacatacacatatgcatacacatatacatacacacatacacacaaaaacacatatgcacacatatacacaaatacatacacacatgcacacacacatacatacatacacatatgcacacacatatacatacacacatacacacaaaaacacatatgcacacatatacacaaatacatacacacatgcacacacacatacatacatacacatatgcacacacatatacatacacacatacacacaaaaacacatatgcacacatatacacaaatacatacacacatgcacacacacatacatacatacacatatgcacacacatatacatacacacatacacacaaaaacacatatgcacacatatacacaaatacataaacgcatgcacacacatacatacatacacatatgcacatcacacacacacatatacacaaatacatacacacatgcacacacacatacatacacatatgcacatcacacacacatatatacacatatacacaaatacatacacacatgcacacacccatacatacatacacatatgctatcacacacatatacacacatatgcacacacatacatacacacaaacacacacatgcacacacacatatgtacatatacctatgcacacacacatacatacacacaaaaacacatatacacacacatacaaacacacacacatgcacacacatacatacacacacaaatacacatatacacatgcacacacatatacatacacacatacacacaaaaacacatatgcacacatacacaaatacatacacacatgcacacacacatacatacatacacatatgcatacacatatacatacacacatacacacaaaaacacatatgcacacatatacacaaatacatacacacatgcacacacacatacatacatacacatatgcacacacatatacatacacacatacacacaaaaacacatatgcacacatatacacaaatacatacacacatgcacacacacatacatacatacacatatgcacacacatatacatacacacatacacacaaaaacacatatgcacacatatacacaaatacataa